From one Humulus lupulus chromosome 8, drHumLupu1.1, whole genome shotgun sequence genomic stretch:
- the LOC133795612 gene encoding probable glutathione S-transferase parC, with protein MEREEVVVIGFWTSPYAMRVQIALIEKGVPYQYLEEETIFHNKSLLLLQSNPLHKKVPVLIHNGKPVCESLVILQYIDDVWKHGNLLLSEQDSYNRAKARFWVNFFDTKLNYANFIADCGRRMWASKGEDQEAAKEEFIESLRALEGELGGKSYFGGEKFGLLDIALIPFSCRFYTYELFCKFSVEKECPKLMEWVKKCHQRQSVSKILPDPYEVYKFVLHARKCLGLSDREESESIIAYMLCV; from the exons ATGGAGAGGGAAGAAGTAGTAGTAATTGGGTTTTGGACTAGTCCATACGCCATGAGAGTCCAAATTGCGTTGATAGAAAAGGGAGTCCCTTATCAGTATTTGGAAGAAGAAACGATTTTCCACAATAAGAGCCTTTTGCTTCTACAATCGAACCCACTTCATAAGAAGGTTCCTGTTCTCATCCACAACGGTAAGCCCGTATGTGAATCCCTTGTCATTCTTCAGTACATAGATGATGTTTGGAAACATGGAAATTTACTACTTTCTGAACAAGACTCTTACAATCGAGCAAAAGCAAGGTTTTGGGTTAATTTTTTTGACACCAAGCTCAATTATGCTAATTTT ATAGCAGATTGCGGAAGGAGGATGTGGGCTAGCAAAGGAGAAGACCAAGAGGCTGCAAAGGAAGAGTTCATCGAAAGCTTAAGAGCACTAGAAGGAGAGCTGGGTGGGAAATCATATTTTGGAGGTGAAAAGTTTGGGCTTTTGGACATTGCTCTTATACCCTTCTCTTGTCGATTCTATACATATGAGTTGTTTTGCAAATTCAGCGTAGAAAAGGAATGCCCTAAACTTATGGAATGGGTCAAAAAGTGCCACCAAAGACAGAGCGTCTCCAAGATCCTTCCAGACCCATACGAAGTCTATAAGTTTGTGCTTCATGCAAGAAAATGCTTGGGATTGAGTGATCGAGAAGAATCCGAGTCTATTATAGCTTATATGTTATGTGTATAA